A portion of the Mustela erminea isolate mMusErm1 chromosome 19, mMusErm1.Pri, whole genome shotgun sequence genome contains these proteins:
- the LOC116579031 gene encoding uncharacterized protein LOC116579031 isoform X3: MPFLRKRPKSSTFRYSLFLPLHELWKQYIRDLCGGLKPDTQPHVIQTKLLKADLHGALVSDPIAETWAHPSNLWILVVLDTHVTSWLQSPSQDPCGCRPPKGHLVRTAQTLQSHSHKVQMPVLCGCYRNSSTGNKARFQNPHQRRPPESYPQAKLCVRSGNRWLHLLHLWKQIPASVK, encoded by the exons ATGCCTTTTCTCAGAAAGAGGCCAAAGAGCTCGACGTTCAG ATacagtctttttctccctctacatGAACTCTGGAAGCAGTACATCCGGGACCTGTGCGGTGGTCTCAAGCCAGACAC GCAGCCGCACGTGATCCAGACCAAGCTGTTGAAGGCGGATCTTCACGGGGCTCTCGTTTCAG ATCCCATCGCTGAGACTTGGGCCCATCCCAGCAACCTGTGGATCTTGGTGGTGCTGGACACACATGTGACCTCTTGGCTCCAGAGTCCTTCCCAAGACCCCTGTGGCTGCAGACCCCCCAAAGGACATCTTGTCAGAACAGCCCAAACGCTCCAGAGCCATAG TCACAAAGTCCAAATGCCCGTCCTATGTGGGTGTTACAGGAATTCTTCTACAGGAAACAAAGCACGTTTTCAAAATCCTCACCAAAGAAGACCGCCTGAAAG ttatccCCAAGCTAAACTCTGTGTTCGCAGTGGAAATCGATGGCTTCATCTCCTACATTTATGGAAGCAAATTCCAGCTTCGGTCAAGTGA
- the LOC116579031 gene encoding ribonuclease P protein subunit p29 isoform X2 — translation MKSVIYHAFSQKEAKELDVQLPGAQQAEAFVRAFLKRSTPHMSQQAREDQLQRKAVVLEYATRRKRKEKRKKSKGLSARQRRELHLFDIKPEQQRYSLFLPLHELWKQYIRDLCGGLKPDTQPHVIQTKLLKADLHGALVSVTKSKCPSYVGVTGILLQETKHVFKILTKEDRLKVIPKLNSVFAVEIDGFISYIYGSKFQLRSSERSAKKFKAKGTADL, via the exons ATGAAGA GTGTGATCTACCATGCCTTTTCTCAGAAAGAGGCCAAAGAGCTCGACGTTCAG CTTCCAGGAGCCCAGCAGGCCGAGGCCTTCGTGAGGGCCTTCCTGAAGCGCAGCACACCCCACATGAGCCAGCAAGCCCGCGAGGACCAGCTGCAACGCAAGGCTGTGGTCCTGGAGTACGCCACTCGCCGGAAGcgcaaggagaagagaaagaaatccaagggCCTCTCtgccaggcagaggagggagctgcACCTCTTTGACATTAAGCCAGAGCAGCAGAG ATacagtctttttctccctctacatGAACTCTGGAAGCAGTACATCCGGGACCTGTGCGGTGGTCTCAAGCCAGACAC GCAGCCGCACGTGATCCAGACCAAGCTGTTGAAGGCGGATCTTCACGGGGCTCTCGTTTCAG TCACAAAGTCCAAATGCCCGTCCTATGTGGGTGTTACAGGAATTCTTCTACAGGAAACAAAGCACGTTTTCAAAATCCTCACCAAAGAAGACCGCCTGAAAG ttatccCCAAGCTAAACTCTGTGTTCGCAGTGGAAATCGATGGCTTCATCTCCTACATTTATGGAAGCAAATTCCAGCTTCGGTCAAGTGAGCGATCTGCCAAGAAATTCAAAGCAAAGGGAACAGCTGACCTGTAG
- the LOC116579031 gene encoding ribonuclease P protein subunit p29 isoform X1: protein MKSVIYHAFSQKEAKELDVQLPGAQQAEAFVRAFLKRSTPHMSQQAREDQLQRKAVVLEYATRRKRKEKRKKSKGLSARQRRELHLFDIKPEQQRYSLFLPLHELWKQYIRDLCGGLKPDTQPHVIQTKLLKADLHGALVSDPIAETWAHPSNLWILVVLDTHVTSWLQSPSQDPCGCRPPKGHLVRTAQTLQSHSHKVQMPVLCGCYRNSSTGNKARFQNPHQRRPPESYPQAKLCVRSGNRWLHLLHLWKQIPASVK from the exons ATGAAGA GTGTGATCTACCATGCCTTTTCTCAGAAAGAGGCCAAAGAGCTCGACGTTCAG CTTCCAGGAGCCCAGCAGGCCGAGGCCTTCGTGAGGGCCTTCCTGAAGCGCAGCACACCCCACATGAGCCAGCAAGCCCGCGAGGACCAGCTGCAACGCAAGGCTGTGGTCCTGGAGTACGCCACTCGCCGGAAGcgcaaggagaagagaaagaaatccaagggCCTCTCtgccaggcagaggagggagctgcACCTCTTTGACATTAAGCCAGAGCAGCAGAG ATacagtctttttctccctctacatGAACTCTGGAAGCAGTACATCCGGGACCTGTGCGGTGGTCTCAAGCCAGACAC GCAGCCGCACGTGATCCAGACCAAGCTGTTGAAGGCGGATCTTCACGGGGCTCTCGTTTCAG ATCCCATCGCTGAGACTTGGGCCCATCCCAGCAACCTGTGGATCTTGGTGGTGCTGGACACACATGTGACCTCTTGGCTCCAGAGTCCTTCCCAAGACCCCTGTGGCTGCAGACCCCCCAAAGGACATCTTGTCAGAACAGCCCAAACGCTCCAGAGCCATAG TCACAAAGTCCAAATGCCCGTCCTATGTGGGTGTTACAGGAATTCTTCTACAGGAAACAAAGCACGTTTTCAAAATCCTCACCAAAGAAGACCGCCTGAAAG ttatccCCAAGCTAAACTCTGTGTTCGCAGTGGAAATCGATGGCTTCATCTCCTACATTTATGGAAGCAAATTCCAGCTTCGGTCAAGTGA